One Burkholderia sp. PAMC 26561 genomic window carries:
- the hda gene encoding DnaA regulatory inactivator Hda: MPVQRQLTLDLGTPPLATFDNFFAAGNHELVTRLRELEGALATGPVADRTFYVWGEAGSGRSHLLQALMHEANGRARFLSPQAPLAAFTFDPKANIYAVDDCERLSGAQQIALFNLFNEVRAHPSSALVATGNVAPLGLSVREDLRTRLGWGLVFQLTPLSDESKATALKHAARERGIDLADDVPAYLLTHFRRDMPSLMKLLDELDRFSLEQKRAVTLPLLRTMLAKKEDEAPRPQTELF; the protein is encoded by the coding sequence TTGCCCGTGCAACGCCAACTGACGCTCGATCTCGGCACGCCGCCGCTCGCCACCTTCGACAATTTTTTCGCCGCCGGCAACCACGAGCTGGTCACGCGCCTGCGCGAACTCGAAGGCGCGCTCGCCACAGGGCCGGTGGCCGACCGGACCTTCTACGTCTGGGGCGAGGCGGGCAGCGGCCGCAGCCACCTGCTGCAGGCGCTGATGCACGAAGCCAACGGCCGCGCGCGTTTCCTGAGTCCGCAGGCGCCGCTCGCCGCATTCACCTTCGACCCGAAAGCCAACATCTACGCCGTCGATGACTGCGAACGCCTCTCGGGCGCGCAGCAAATCGCGCTTTTCAACCTGTTCAACGAGGTCCGCGCCCATCCTTCCAGCGCGCTCGTGGCGACGGGGAACGTGGCGCCGCTGGGGTTATCGGTGAGAGAAGACTTGCGCACGCGCCTCGGCTGGGGACTGGTCTTCCAGCTCACGCCCCTTTCCGACGAAAGCAAGGCCACCGCGCTGAAACACGCGGCGCGCGAACGCGGTATCGATCTGGCGGATGACGTGCCAGCCTACCTGCTCACCCATTTCCGGCGCGACATGCCAAGCCTGATGAAGCTTCTCGACGAACTCGACCGCTTTTCGCTGGAGCAAAAGCGCGCGGTCACCCTGCCCTTGCTGCGTACGATGCTCGCCAAAAAGGAAGATGAAGCGCCGCGCCCGCAAACCGAGCTTTTCTGA
- the purM gene encoding phosphoribosylformylglycinamidine cyclo-ligase produces MNQPKSAPERTGAPAQGLSYRDAGVDIDAGDALVDRIKPFAKKTMRDGVLGGIGGFGALFEVPKRYKEPVLVSGTDGVGTKLRLAFQLNKHDTVGQDLVAMSVNDILVQGAEPLFFLDYFACGKLDVDTAATVVQGIAQGCELAGCALIGGETAEMPGMYPDGEYDLAGFAVGAVEKSKIIDGSTIKPGDVVLGLASSGIHSNGYSLVRKIIERAQPDLNADFDGRTLADALMAPTHIYVKPLLSLMSQMAVKGMAHITGGGLVENIPRVLRDGLTVELDHRAWPLPPLFSWLQKHGGVADAEMHRVFNCGIGMVVVVDAADAEAATGMLSAAGEQVWAIGRVRESGVGEAQTVVV; encoded by the coding sequence ATGAATCAACCGAAATCCGCCCCAGAGCGCACGGGCGCACCCGCCCAAGGTTTGTCCTATCGCGATGCGGGCGTGGACATCGATGCCGGCGACGCGCTCGTCGACCGGATCAAGCCATTTGCCAAGAAAACCATGCGCGACGGCGTGTTGGGGGGGATCGGCGGATTCGGCGCGCTGTTCGAAGTGCCCAAACGCTACAAGGAGCCGGTGCTCGTGTCCGGCACCGACGGCGTAGGCACCAAGCTGCGCCTCGCTTTTCAACTGAACAAGCACGATACCGTCGGCCAGGATCTCGTCGCCATGAGCGTGAACGACATTCTCGTGCAAGGCGCCGAGCCATTGTTTTTCCTCGATTATTTCGCCTGCGGCAAGCTGGATGTGGATACGGCCGCGACCGTAGTGCAGGGCATTGCGCAGGGTTGCGAGCTGGCCGGTTGCGCGTTGATCGGTGGCGAGACCGCCGAAATGCCGGGCATGTATCCCGATGGCGAATACGATCTGGCGGGATTTGCGGTTGGCGCGGTGGAAAAGAGCAAGATTATCGATGGCTCGACCATCAAGCCGGGCGATGTGGTTTTGGGTCTGGCTTCGTCGGGGATTCATTCGAATGGGTATTCGCTGGTGCGCAAGATCATCGAGCGTGCGCAGCCGGACCTGAATGCCGATTTTGATGGCCGAACGCTTGCTGATGCACTGATGGCGCCGACGCATATTTATGTGAAGCCGTTGTTGTCGCTGATGTCGCAGATGGCCGTGAAGGGCATGGCGCATATCACCGGCGGCGGGCTGGTCGAGAATATTCCGCGGGTTCTGCGCGATGGCTTGACCGTTGAGCTGGATCATCGGGCGTGGCCGCTGCCGCCGTTGTTCTCGTGGCTGCAGAAGCACGGCGGTGTGGCTGATGCGGAGATGCATCGAGTGTTCAATTGCGGGATCGGGATGGTCGTTGTTGTTGATGCGGCTGACGCCGAAGCTGCAACGGGGATGTTGTCGGCGGCAGGGGAGCAGGTTTGGGCGATCGGGCGGGTTCGGGAGTCTGGGGTGGGGGAGGCGCAGACTGTAGTGGTTTGA
- a CDS encoding DEAD/DEAH box helicase, which translates to MPAFAYDTAQIIKWLGASTVAKARGYVDEVRHLHWDNDVLRADVKGTQRQPYHVEVKFRDDRGAISAQGRCSCPVGFGCKHAAAALLATASDKPEEPDSVRAEVAGWLEGFRSRFASTRSTAAKKTTEANGALALAYVLGTSRVMRMPEVALHKVRLSPDGSLQTLDRPWTNLDSALVKQPKFVSDDDLTILRALIIGRTRNDFGGFALHGEEGADLLQRMLATGRLFTATPSSRDVGEPRRPLTQGEARPGRIEWTPDPDDRVRPVLQTEPASTFVITTEPLWFADAETREAGIVDMPQPARQLVDYLAMPPISLAEAPLVGAMLREVASDLPPPPGHETLNLQIVDIEPVPVLVLDTQSISGTWRPREERTGASVLDFALLSFDYSGFSIDPTHATTILRTESGDMVQVKRRHDVETRYSNQLYELGFRKIPAHQRFGPKAIPAGVLGLPASAAWALFTSDTVPSLREDGWRISMSPEFRFDFIEIDDIQGTAHHSTDGWFDLELGIAVGERSVRLEPLLADLFQRDRRWLAGAIDSIPDDEGIELNTDLGERLRLRASRIKPVVRVLIDLFDTLGTQPLRVSEKDAGRLEALTDTGRWQFHGDVSIRELAQRLQEGPGLREVPVPRGLNAELRVYQREGLNWMQYLRERNLSGVLADDMGLGKTVQTLAHILAEKESGRLDRPALVVLPTTLVHNWREEAKKFAPDLRVLDLHGPQRKDRFDQISEHDLVLTTYPLLWRDLAMLSQYEYHLLILDEAQTVKNVATKAAKGIRDLSSRHRLCLTGTPLENHLGELWAQFDFLLPGFLGTQKDFTKRWRTPIEKYEDPVRRDLLVRRIRPFMLRRRKDEVAKELPQKTTIVRTVSLEGSQRDLYETVRIAMQEKVRMAVADQGLARSHIVVLEALLKLRQVCCDPSLVKLTRAKRVEESAKLDLLLDMLPELLEEGRRVLLFSQFTGMLAIIAAALDKAGLPYVTLTGDTRDRVTPVTRFQDGEVPLFLISLKAGGVGLNLTAADTVIHYDPWWNPAAENQATDRAHRLGQLKPVFVYKLIVAGSIEERIVAMQDRKAALADSILREDAAAGAKFSAEDIEALLAPMPQG; encoded by the coding sequence ATGCCGGCGTTTGCCTACGACACGGCTCAGATCATCAAATGGCTCGGCGCATCTACCGTGGCCAAGGCGCGCGGGTACGTCGACGAAGTCAGGCACCTGCACTGGGACAACGACGTTCTGCGTGCCGACGTGAAAGGCACCCAGCGCCAGCCGTATCACGTCGAAGTGAAGTTCCGTGACGACCGTGGCGCGATCTCAGCCCAAGGCCGCTGTTCGTGCCCGGTCGGATTCGGCTGCAAGCACGCTGCCGCCGCGTTGCTCGCGACCGCCAGCGACAAACCCGAGGAACCCGACTCAGTACGCGCCGAAGTCGCCGGCTGGCTTGAAGGATTTCGCTCACGGTTTGCATCGACACGCAGTACGGCTGCGAAGAAAACCACCGAAGCAAATGGCGCCCTGGCGCTCGCTTACGTGCTCGGCACGTCGCGCGTCATGCGCATGCCCGAGGTCGCGCTGCACAAGGTGCGCCTGAGTCCGGACGGCTCGCTCCAGACGCTCGACCGGCCCTGGACCAATCTCGACTCAGCGCTCGTCAAACAGCCGAAATTCGTCAGCGACGACGACCTGACCATTCTTCGTGCGCTGATCATCGGACGCACGCGCAACGACTTCGGCGGCTTCGCCCTGCACGGCGAAGAAGGCGCGGATTTGCTGCAGCGCATGCTCGCAACCGGACGCCTTTTCACGGCCACGCCTTCGTCGCGGGATGTGGGCGAACCGCGCCGGCCGTTGACGCAGGGCGAAGCGCGGCCGGGACGCATTGAATGGACGCCGGACCCGGACGACCGCGTGCGGCCCGTGCTGCAAACGGAGCCGGCATCGACCTTCGTCATCACGACCGAACCGTTGTGGTTCGCCGATGCCGAAACGCGCGAAGCCGGCATCGTCGACATGCCTCAGCCGGCGCGGCAACTCGTCGATTACCTCGCGATGCCGCCCATCTCGCTCGCCGAAGCGCCGCTTGTCGGCGCCATGTTGCGCGAGGTCGCGTCCGACCTGCCGCCGCCTCCGGGCCACGAAACGCTGAATCTACAGATCGTAGATATTGAACCGGTGCCCGTGCTCGTGCTCGACACGCAGTCCATTAGCGGAACATGGCGGCCGCGTGAGGAACGCACGGGGGCGAGCGTGCTGGATTTCGCCCTGCTGAGTTTCGATTACAGCGGCTTCAGCATCGACCCCACGCACGCCACTACGATCTTGCGCACGGAGTCCGGCGACATGGTCCAGGTGAAGCGCCGTCACGACGTGGAAACGCGGTATTCGAACCAGCTCTACGAGCTTGGATTTCGCAAGATTCCGGCGCACCAGCGCTTCGGACCGAAGGCCATTCCGGCCGGCGTGCTCGGCTTGCCGGCATCGGCCGCCTGGGCCTTGTTCACGAGCGACACCGTGCCGTCGTTGCGCGAGGACGGCTGGCGCATTTCCATGTCGCCGGAATTCCGCTTCGATTTCATCGAGATCGACGATATCCAGGGCACCGCGCACCACAGCACCGACGGCTGGTTCGACCTCGAACTCGGCATTGCCGTCGGGGAACGGAGCGTGCGGCTGGAGCCGCTGCTCGCCGACCTGTTCCAGCGCGACCGGCGCTGGCTGGCGGGGGCGATCGATTCGATTCCGGATGACGAAGGCATCGAACTCAACACCGATCTCGGCGAACGACTGCGGCTGCGTGCATCGCGGATCAAGCCGGTGGTGCGCGTGCTGATCGATCTGTTTGACACCCTCGGTACGCAACCGCTGCGCGTCTCCGAAAAAGACGCCGGCCGTCTGGAAGCGCTCACCGACACCGGCCGCTGGCAGTTCCACGGTGATGTCTCCATCCGTGAACTCGCGCAACGATTGCAGGAAGGACCGGGATTGCGTGAAGTCCCGGTCCCTCGCGGCTTGAACGCAGAGCTTCGCGTCTATCAGCGCGAAGGCCTCAACTGGATGCAGTATTTGCGCGAACGCAACCTGTCCGGCGTGCTTGCCGATGACATGGGACTCGGCAAGACCGTGCAGACGCTCGCCCACATTCTCGCTGAAAAGGAATCGGGCCGGCTCGACCGTCCCGCGCTCGTAGTGCTGCCGACTACGCTCGTTCACAACTGGCGAGAGGAAGCGAAGAAGTTTGCGCCCGATCTTCGCGTGCTCGACCTGCATGGCCCCCAACGCAAGGATCGCTTCGATCAGATCAGCGAGCACGATCTCGTGTTGACCACGTACCCGCTGTTGTGGCGCGACTTGGCCATGTTGTCGCAGTACGAGTATCACTTGCTGATCCTCGACGAAGCACAGACCGTGAAAAACGTCGCGACAAAGGCTGCCAAGGGGATTCGTGATTTGAGTTCGCGGCATCGGCTTTGTCTGACGGGTACGCCGCTTGAAAATCACCTGGGCGAGTTGTGGGCGCAGTTCGATTTCCTGCTGCCGGGATTCCTTGGCACGCAGAAAGATTTCACCAAACGCTGGCGCACGCCCATCGAAAAATACGAGGACCCGGTGCGCCGTGATCTGCTCGTGCGGCGGATCCGGCCATTCATGTTGCGTCGAAGGAAAGACGAAGTCGCGAAGGAATTGCCGCAGAAGACGACTATTGTGCGGACTGTATCGCTCGAGGGTTCGCAGCGGGATTTATACGAGACCGTGCGAATCGCGATGCAGGAAAAGGTGCGAATGGCGGTGGCCGATCAAGGTTTGGCGCGCAGCCATATCGTCGTGCTGGAGGCGTTGTTGAAGCTGCGTCAGGTTTGCTGCGATCCGTCGCTGGTGAAGCTCACGCGGGCGAAGCGCGTGGAGGAATCGGCGAAGCTTGATTTGCTGCTCGATATGCTGCCCGAGTTGCTTGAAGAAGGACGTCGCGTGCTGCTGTTTTCGCAGTTCACGGGGATGCTTGCGATCATCGCCGCCGCGCTCGATAAAGCCGGTTTGCCGTACGTGACGTTGACGGGCGATACACGTGATCGCGTGACGCCAGTGACGCGTTTTCAGGATGGCGAAGTGCCGCTGTTCCTGATCAGTTTGAAGGCGGGTGGAGTTGGGTTGAACCTGACCGCCGCCGATACCGTGATTCACTACGATCCGTGGTGGAATCCCGCGGCGGAGAATCAGGCGACGGACCGTGCGCATCGGTTGGGGCAGTTGAAGCCGGTGTTCGTGTACAAGTTGATCGTGGCGGGGAGTATTGAGGAGCGCATCGTGGCGATGCAGGACCGTAAGGCCGCTCTCGCCGATAGTATTCTGCGTGAGGACGCAGCGGCCGGGGCCAAGTTCTCGGCGGAGGATATTGAGGCGTTGCTGGCGCCGATGCCGCAGGGGTGA
- a CDS encoding CinA family protein, producing MATDKVVHQLAIRAGNKLRDERLMLATAESCTGGMVATAMTDISGSSAWFERGFVTYSNAAKTEMIGVPADLIERHGAVSEPVAKAMAEGALRNSRAQVSLSITGVAGPGGGTETKPVGMVSFAWSNRLHTSVETQLFKGDREQIRTQAAAHALRGLLELLERRER from the coding sequence ATGGCCACCGATAAAGTCGTCCACCAGCTCGCCATTCGTGCCGGCAACAAACTGCGTGATGAGCGCCTGATGCTCGCGACGGCGGAATCGTGCACGGGCGGCATGGTCGCGACTGCGATGACGGATATTTCCGGCAGCAGCGCGTGGTTCGAGCGGGGGTTCGTCACGTATTCGAATGCCGCCAAGACCGAGATGATCGGCGTGCCGGCCGACCTGATCGAGCGTCACGGCGCGGTGAGCGAGCCGGTTGCCAAGGCCATGGCAGAAGGTGCACTCAGGAACAGCCGGGCGCAGGTTTCGCTGTCCATTACGGGCGTAGCGGGTCCGGGCGGCGGTACGGAAACCAAGCCGGTCGGCATGGTTTCATTTGCATGGAGCAACCGGCTGCATACCTCTGTCGAGACGCAGTTGTTCAAGGGCGACCGCGAACAGATTCGCACCCAGGCAGCGGCGCATGCGCTGCGCGGTCTGCTCGAACTATTAGAACGAAGGGAACGGTGA
- a CDS encoding phosphatidylglycerophosphatase A family protein, whose protein sequence is MQTDPITETIDDKPRPKPKRRTSARFMLSHPLHILSLGFGSGLSPVAPGTVGTLFAWASFVAFNPYLTVAEWAVLIAVGFVAGCWFCGFTAKKMGIEDPSPVVWDEIVAFWLVLLLVTPATFTGQLWAFVVFRFFDMVKPPPISYFDRHLKGGFGIMFDDIAAAFFSLLVIALWRMTI, encoded by the coding sequence ATGCAGACTGACCCGATCACCGAGACTATCGACGACAAACCGCGTCCCAAGCCAAAGCGCCGGACGAGCGCCCGCTTCATGCTGTCGCATCCGCTTCACATCCTGTCGCTGGGTTTCGGCAGCGGCTTGTCCCCGGTTGCGCCCGGCACCGTTGGCACATTGTTCGCGTGGGCGTCGTTCGTGGCGTTCAACCCGTATCTCACCGTTGCCGAATGGGCCGTGCTGATCGCCGTGGGCTTCGTCGCCGGGTGCTGGTTCTGCGGCTTCACGGCGAAGAAAATGGGTATCGAGGATCCGTCGCCGGTCGTGTGGGACGAGATCGTCGCGTTCTGGCTCGTGTTGCTGCTGGTCACGCCGGCCACGTTCACCGGACAGTTGTGGGCGTTTGTCGTGTTCCGCTTCTTCGATATGGTTAAACCGCCGCCCATCAGCTATTTCGATCGTCATCTGAAGGGCGGCTTCGGCATCATGTTCGATGACATCGCGGCCGCGTTTTTCTCGTTGCTCGTGATCGCGCTGTGGCGCATGACGATTTGA
- the thiL gene encoding thiamine-phosphate kinase — MLSEFSLIERYFSQPATTRRAPAAQNSGRDAGATLGIGDDCALLAPKRGQQLAISTDMLVSGRHFFPDVSPFALGHKALAVNLSDLAAMGAAPRAFTLALSMPKAEESWLQAFSDGLFRMANAHGCELIGGDTTGGPHVTISITVFGDVPAARALRRDAARPGDDIWVSGQLGNARAGLGIKRQEWSIKDAASAAIAIKALEQPEPRVALGIALRGVAHAALDLSDGLAGDLLHILKRSNMRATVDVDLVPRSPVIDALPAAAQLPCVLAGGDDYELCFTAPVEARAKIQRSAKQVGVLVTRIGTIEGLAALTDTPAIDWRNHAGPVSFTASGYDHFHAD, encoded by the coding sequence ATGCTCTCAGAGTTTTCCCTGATCGAACGATATTTCTCCCAACCCGCGACCACGCGCCGCGCACCGGCGGCTCAAAACTCGGGTAGGGACGCGGGCGCGACGCTTGGTATCGGCGATGATTGCGCGTTGCTCGCGCCCAAGCGCGGTCAGCAACTGGCGATTTCCACCGACATGCTTGTCTCCGGCCGCCATTTCTTCCCCGATGTCTCTCCGTTTGCGCTCGGCCACAAGGCGCTCGCTGTGAACCTCTCGGACCTGGCCGCAATGGGCGCCGCGCCGCGTGCGTTCACGCTTGCGTTGTCCATGCCCAAAGCCGAGGAAAGCTGGCTCCAGGCGTTCAGCGACGGCCTCTTCCGGATGGCGAACGCGCACGGCTGCGAGCTGATCGGCGGCGATACGACCGGCGGACCGCACGTGACCATCAGCATCACGGTCTTCGGCGACGTTCCTGCCGCACGCGCGTTGCGCCGCGACGCCGCGCGCCCCGGCGACGACATCTGGGTATCCGGACAGCTCGGCAACGCCCGCGCCGGACTCGGCATCAAGCGGCAAGAATGGTCCATAAAAGACGCTGCCAGCGCAGCCATCGCGATAAAGGCGCTCGAGCAGCCCGAGCCGCGCGTGGCGCTCGGCATTGCGTTGCGCGGCGTGGCGCACGCCGCGCTGGATCTCTCCGACGGCCTCGCGGGCGACCTCCTGCACATATTGAAGCGCTCGAACATGCGCGCGACCGTCGACGTGGATCTCGTACCGCGCTCCCCCGTTATCGATGCATTGCCGGCGGCCGCCCAGTTGCCGTGCGTCCTCGCCGGCGGCGACGACTACGAACTCTGCTTTACCGCGCCAGTCGAGGCGCGCGCAAAAATCCAACGCTCGGCCAAGCAGGTGGGCGTGCTCGTGACGCGCATCGGTACAATCGAGGGTCTTGCTGCTCTCACTGACACGCCCGCCATCGACTGGCGCAATCATGCCGGTCCCGTATCGTTTACGGCATCGGGCTACGACCACTTTCATGCAGACTGA
- a CDS encoding NADP-dependent malic enzyme, with protein sequence MTTPADNAKAKLREAALDYHEFPTPGKIAIAPTKQMINQRDLALAYSPGVAFACEEIVANPLNAARFTARSNLVGVVTNGTAVLGLGNIGPLASKPVMEGKAVLFKKFAGIDVFDIELNEMDPMKLVDVICALEPTFGGINLEDIKAPDCFIVEREARKRMKIPVFHDDQHGTAIVVAAAITNGLVVVGKKIDEVKLVASGAGAASLACLDLLVELGMKLENIFVTDLAGVVYKGRVELMDPDKDRFARETSARTLADVIEGADVFLGLSAGGVLKQDMVKGMAPKPLILALANPTPEILPELALEVRPDAVLATGRTDYPNQVNNVLCFPFIFRGALDAGASTITREMEIAAVNAIAELARQEQSDIVATAYGIQDLSFGPEYLIPKPFDPRLIVKIAPAVAKAAMDSGVATRPIEDMDAYEQHLQQFVYHSGTTMKPVFQLARSVEPDKKRIVFAEGEEERVLRAVQIAVDEKIAKPILIGRPAVITQRIAKYGLRLTPGVDFTVVDTDHDSRYRDFWQTYHTMMARKGISAQMAKLEMRRRTTLIGSMLVKKGEADGMICGTISTTHRHLHFVDQVIGKKAGCSVYAAMNALVLPGRQIFIVDTHVNVDPTPEQLCEITIMAAEEVRRFGIVPKIALLSHSNFGTSNAPSAIKMRETLALLKERAPELDVDGEMHGDVALDSRLRAEVLPESTLEGDANLLVLPNIDAANISYNLLKTAAGNNIAIGPILLGAAQPVHVLTASATVRRIVNMTALLVADTTAVAR encoded by the coding sequence ATGACCACGCCAGCAGATAACGCCAAAGCCAAACTCCGCGAAGCCGCGCTCGATTACCACGAGTTTCCCACCCCCGGCAAAATCGCGATCGCCCCGACCAAGCAAATGATCAACCAGCGCGATCTGGCGCTGGCCTATTCGCCGGGCGTCGCATTCGCGTGCGAAGAGATCGTTGCGAACCCGCTGAACGCCGCGCGCTTCACCGCGCGCAGCAATCTCGTCGGCGTGGTGACGAACGGCACGGCTGTGCTTGGGCTCGGCAACATCGGGCCGCTCGCGTCGAAGCCGGTCATGGAAGGCAAGGCTGTGCTATTCAAGAAGTTTGCGGGCATCGACGTGTTCGACATCGAGTTGAACGAGATGGACCCCATGAAGCTCGTCGATGTGATCTGCGCGCTCGAACCCACGTTCGGCGGCATCAACCTCGAAGACATCAAGGCGCCGGATTGCTTCATCGTCGAGCGCGAGGCCCGCAAGCGCATGAAGATCCCGGTGTTCCACGACGACCAGCACGGTACGGCCATCGTGGTCGCGGCGGCGATTACCAACGGTCTGGTCGTGGTAGGCAAGAAGATCGATGAAGTGAAACTCGTGGCGTCGGGCGCAGGCGCCGCGTCGCTTGCGTGTCTCGACTTGCTGGTCGAACTCGGCATGAAGCTCGAGAACATCTTCGTGACGGATCTGGCCGGCGTGGTCTACAAGGGCCGAGTGGAACTGATGGACCCGGACAAGGATCGCTTTGCGCGCGAAACGTCCGCACGCACGCTTGCCGACGTCATCGAAGGCGCCGACGTTTTCCTCGGCCTCTCCGCTGGTGGCGTGCTGAAGCAGGACATGGTGAAGGGCATGGCGCCGAAGCCGCTGATTCTCGCGCTCGCCAACCCGACGCCGGAAATCCTGCCGGAACTCGCACTGGAAGTCCGACCGGACGCGGTGCTGGCAACCGGCCGCACGGATTATCCGAACCAGGTCAACAATGTGCTGTGCTTCCCGTTCATCTTCCGCGGTGCGCTGGATGCGGGCGCGAGCACGATCACGCGCGAGATGGAAATTGCCGCCGTGAACGCGATTGCGGAACTGGCGCGTCAGGAACAAAGCGATATCGTGGCGACCGCTTACGGCATCCAGGATCTGTCGTTCGGTCCCGAGTACCTGATTCCGAAGCCTTTCGATCCGCGCCTGATCGTGAAGATCGCGCCGGCGGTTGCCAAGGCGGCCATGGACTCAGGCGTGGCGACGCGTCCTATTGAAGACATGGATGCTTACGAGCAGCACCTGCAGCAGTTCGTGTATCACAGCGGCACGACCATGAAGCCCGTGTTCCAGCTTGCGCGCAGCGTCGAGCCGGACAAGAAGCGCATTGTGTTCGCCGAGGGCGAGGAAGAGCGCGTGTTGCGCGCGGTGCAGATCGCGGTAGACGAGAAGATCGCCAAGCCGATCCTGATCGGACGTCCGGCCGTGATCACGCAACGCATCGCCAAGTACGGTTTGCGTCTGACGCCGGGCGTGGATTTCACCGTGGTAGATACGGATCACGATTCGCGTTATCGCGATTTCTGGCAGACGTATCACACCATGATGGCCAGGAAGGGCATCAGCGCGCAGATGGCGAAGCTCGAAATGCGCCGCCGCACCACGCTGATCGGCTCCATGCTGGTGAAGAAGGGCGAAGCGGACGGCATGATTTGCGGCACGATCAGCACGACGCACCGGCATCTGCATTTCGTCGATCAGGTGATCGGCAAGAAGGCGGGCTGCAGCGTGTACGCGGCCATGAATGCGCTGGTGCTGCCGGGCCGGCAGATCTTCATTGTCGACACGCACGTGAACGTCGACCCGACGCCCGAGCAGCTTTGCGAAATCACGATCATGGCGGCGGAAGAAGTGCGCCGCTTCGGGATCGTGCCGAAGATCGCGCTGCTGTCGCATTCGAACTTCGGCACAAGCAACGCACCATCCGCCATCAAGATGCGCGAGACGCTGGCGCTGCTGAAAGAACGCGCGCCGGAGCTGGATGTGGACGGCGAAATGCACGGCGACGTGGCACTCGACTCGCGGTTGCGCGCCGAAGTGCTGCCGGAATCAACCCTGGAAGGCGATGCAAACCTGCTCGTGCTGCCGAATATCGATGCGGCCAACATCTCGTACAACCTGCTGAAGACGGCCGCCGGTAACAACATCGCCATCGGTCCGATTCTTCTGGGTGCGGCGCAGCCGGTTCACGTGCTTACGGCGTCTGCAACGGTGCGACGGATTGTCAACATGACTGCGTTGCTGGTTGCGGACACGACGGCTGTAGCGCGTTGA
- a CDS encoding ribonuclease — MQDKNRPQSDPRRENRRDAASAGLESSQTTVDAAQLPKQAVVTLRRIEAGGPFPYEKDGIVFGNRERMLPPHPRGYYREYTVPTPRARDRGARRIVCGGPRRQIDNCFYSDDHYVSFKRIAGLTSG; from the coding sequence GTGCAGGACAAGAACAGGCCGCAAAGCGATCCGCGCAGAGAGAACAGGCGCGATGCCGCATCAGCGGGTTTGGAGTCGTCACAGACGACTGTCGACGCTGCGCAATTGCCAAAGCAGGCGGTTGTGACGTTACGGCGGATCGAAGCTGGCGGACCTTTCCCGTATGAGAAAGACGGCATTGTGTTTGGCAACCGCGAGCGTATGCTTCCGCCGCATCCGCGCGGCTATTACCGCGAATACACCGTACCTACGCCGCGCGCCCGTGATCGCGGCGCACGCCGGATCGTATGTGGAGGGCCGCGTCGGCAGATCGACAACTGCTTCTACAGCGACGACCATTACGTGAGTTTTAAACGCATTGCGGGATTAACTTCGGGATGA
- a CDS encoding barstar family protein, translating into MSDNIYAHDNGVAGDLFAGDGNMFQRVLRLRTTDETRPDNEPSTALSSLNEGSMSLFKTVRSNIVQSIRAFRVQDLADEAGKLGQHFLYAYCGQAQSKQEVLETIATSFLFPKHFGKNYDALYDSLTDLVQKAGSQPGFVIVLEALPVAQKFDKEGRETLLDVFREAAEFWAERRVAFRVFYSFA; encoded by the coding sequence ATGAGCGACAACATCTACGCGCACGACAACGGTGTCGCGGGTGATCTTTTCGCCGGCGATGGCAACATGTTCCAGCGCGTTTTGCGACTCCGCACAACAGACGAAACGAGACCCGACAACGAACCGAGCACGGCGCTGTCATCATTGAACGAGGGGTCTATGAGTCTTTTCAAGACAGTACGATCGAATATCGTGCAGTCGATTCGCGCTTTTCGCGTTCAGGATCTCGCCGACGAAGCGGGCAAGCTCGGCCAGCATTTCCTTTACGCCTACTGTGGTCAGGCGCAGAGCAAGCAGGAAGTGCTCGAAACCATCGCGACGTCCTTCTTGTTTCCCAAGCACTTTGGCAAGAACTACGATGCGCTCTACGACAGCCTGACCGACCTGGTACAGAAAGCCGGATCGCAACCAGGATTCGTGATCGTTCTGGAAGCACTGCCAGTGGCGCAGAAATTCGACAAGGAAGGGCGCGAAACCCTTCTGGACGTGTTTCGTGAAGCGGCGGAGTTCTGGGCGGAGCGACGTGTGGCGTTCAGGGTGTTCTACTCGTTCGCCTGA